One region of Acidovorax sp. T1 genomic DNA includes:
- a CDS encoding acetyltransferase produces the protein MTPLLIFGASGHAREVAQVVHDINQARPGSWQLLGFMADPQALALHPKPLPAPLLGNSEQALAAHPDAHCIIAVGNSQARRSIAARLLQQHPGLRFATLVHPCAWVATGASVGQGSVVFAGALINVETALGAHNSVNLACTISHDCHLGDYVSLGPGVHMAGAVTLGEAVDVGTGACFRPRVSVGANAVIGAGAAVVCDLPGNSTAVGVPARPWSGPTERGQ, from the coding sequence ATGACACCCCTTCTCATCTTTGGCGCCAGTGGCCACGCGCGTGAAGTGGCGCAAGTGGTTCACGACATCAACCAGGCGCGGCCAGGCAGCTGGCAGTTGCTCGGCTTCATGGCCGACCCCCAGGCCCTGGCCCTGCACCCCAAGCCCCTGCCAGCGCCGCTGCTGGGCAACAGCGAGCAGGCGCTGGCCGCCCACCCGGATGCGCACTGCATCATTGCCGTAGGCAATTCCCAGGCCCGCCGCAGCATCGCAGCCCGGTTGCTGCAGCAGCACCCGGGGCTGCGCTTTGCCACCCTGGTGCACCCCTGCGCCTGGGTTGCAACAGGGGCCAGCGTAGGGCAGGGCAGCGTGGTGTTTGCCGGCGCCCTCATCAATGTCGAGACCGCCCTGGGTGCCCACAACAGCGTCAACCTCGCTTGCACCATCAGCCACGACTGCCATCTGGGCGACTACGTGAGCCTGGGGCCAGGGGTGCACATGGCCGGGGCGGTCACGCTGGGCGAGGCGGTGGATGTCGGCACCGGGGCCTGCTTTCGCCCCCGTGTCAGTGTGGGCGCCAATGCAGTCATCGGTGCCGGGGCTGCTGTGGTGTGCGATCTTCCGGGCAACAGTACGGCCGTGGGGGTGCCTGCGCGACCCTGGTCGGGCCCCACCGAAAGAGGCCAATAG
- a CDS encoding ATP-binding cassette domain-containing protein: MSSEAQSTDWAIRAQGLGKIYRLYDKPHHRLLQSLWRGRKNYYREFAALHDVSFELARGQTLGIIGRNGAGKSTLLQIICGTLNPSAGSVEVRGRIAALLELGTGFNPDFTGRENITVNAAILGLSQREIAERLDDIIAFADIGPFIDQPVKTYSSGMYVRLAFAVVVHVNPDILIVDEALAVGDALFQAKCMTRMRRMLDDGLTLLFISHDIAAVKALCQRALWLDHGQVRAIGPTPEVTRDYDHDWIRQANAAQALEPAVLPQVQEEQGSDALLESAVGTGVGTGTVALLAAGWGAGSMFGTQARAQYGDTLHLRLRLQVRQPCRDLVVSYHIKNRQNQHVLGGHSADRPEIHSRAWQAGEVFELAFDIPVHQHHGDYALTVLAASIADVEHYTDATFHLWADDIATLHVMPRARFPLSDMVEPPQGLGVTTQAPWLVLDDFFPNLLTGFRVAEYNAHLKAFPQLSVLSTLGNFAAEHTRYAQRYPALASRVRPYAPSWLAGAGLAYLNFLNNAHQFLPALQQHQIPFVLTLYPGGGFGLDEPESDAKLAAVLASPLLQAIIVTQPVTQDYLQRFTAQRGLALPPLHRIDGVVVNPLYFDADGSARAPAFGQGKTTLDICFVAECYMPLGANKGYPEFIAAALALADCPELRWHIVGGGFTAQGIDVSALENRIHFHGRLETTALRQFYAGMDLIVSPNQPFLLHPGNFDGFPTGGCVEAALCGVAVMATDTLQQNPGYIDGTSMLLLDTKAPAPLAVQIETSIRRLHAEPAMLASIGSAGQAFTRQLYAPERQIGQRQHILRAVATRLGLPVTLAEHPAP; the protein is encoded by the coding sequence ATGTCATCTGAAGCGCAATCCACCGACTGGGCCATCCGTGCCCAGGGCCTGGGCAAAATCTATCGCCTGTACGACAAGCCCCACCACCGCCTGCTGCAATCATTGTGGCGCGGGCGCAAAAACTACTATCGCGAGTTTGCCGCCTTGCACGACGTCTCCTTCGAGCTGGCGCGCGGACAAACCCTGGGCATCATTGGCCGCAACGGCGCAGGCAAGTCCACCCTGCTGCAAATCATCTGTGGCACCCTGAACCCCAGTGCGGGAAGCGTCGAGGTGCGGGGGCGTATTGCAGCGCTGCTCGAACTGGGCACCGGCTTCAATCCCGACTTTACGGGCCGCGAGAACATCACCGTCAACGCCGCCATCCTGGGCCTGAGCCAGCGCGAAATTGCCGAGCGGCTGGACGACATCATCGCCTTTGCCGACATCGGTCCTTTTATCGATCAACCCGTCAAGACCTACTCCAGCGGCATGTATGTGCGGCTGGCCTTTGCCGTGGTGGTGCATGTCAACCCAGACATCCTCATCGTCGACGAAGCGCTCGCCGTGGGCGATGCCTTGTTCCAGGCCAAGTGCATGACCCGCATGCGCCGCATGCTGGACGACGGCCTCACCCTGCTGTTCATCAGCCACGACATCGCCGCCGTCAAGGCCCTGTGCCAGCGCGCCCTCTGGCTGGACCATGGCCAGGTGCGCGCCATAGGGCCCACCCCCGAGGTCACGCGCGACTACGACCACGACTGGATCCGCCAGGCCAACGCCGCCCAGGCCCTGGAGCCGGCGGTGTTGCCACAGGTCCAGGAAGAGCAGGGCAGTGACGCACTCCTTGAGTCAGCTGTGGGCACGGGCGTAGGCACCGGCACGGTCGCCCTGCTGGCCGCAGGCTGGGGCGCTGGCAGCATGTTCGGCACGCAAGCACGCGCCCAATACGGCGACACCCTGCACCTGCGCCTGCGCCTGCAAGTGCGCCAACCCTGCCGTGATCTCGTGGTGTCCTACCACATCAAGAACCGCCAAAACCAGCACGTTCTGGGCGGCCACAGTGCCGACCGGCCCGAAATCCATTCCCGCGCATGGCAAGCGGGCGAAGTTTTCGAGCTCGCCTTTGACATCCCGGTGCACCAGCACCATGGTGACTACGCCCTCACTGTGCTGGCCGCCAGCATTGCCGATGTCGAGCACTACACCGATGCCACTTTCCACCTCTGGGCTGACGACATCGCCACCTTGCATGTCATGCCCCGTGCGCGCTTTCCCCTCAGCGACATGGTCGAGCCGCCGCAGGGGCTGGGCGTCACCACGCAAGCACCCTGGTTGGTGCTCGACGATTTTTTCCCCAACCTGCTCACCGGCTTCAGGGTGGCCGAATACAACGCCCACCTCAAGGCCTTCCCGCAGCTGTCGGTGCTGTCCACCCTGGGCAACTTTGCTGCAGAGCACACCCGCTACGCCCAGCGCTATCCGGCGCTGGCCAGCCGGGTGCGCCCCTACGCGCCCAGCTGGCTGGCCGGGGCAGGGCTGGCCTATCTGAACTTCCTCAACAACGCACACCAGTTCCTACCCGCCCTGCAGCAGCACCAGATCCCCTTTGTGCTAACCCTCTACCCGGGCGGCGGCTTCGGCCTGGACGAACCTGAAAGCGACGCCAAACTGGCCGCCGTGCTGGCCAGCCCCTTGCTGCAAGCCATCATCGTCACCCAGCCTGTCACGCAAGACTACCTGCAGCGCTTCACTGCCCAGCGGGGTCTCGCGCTGCCTCCACTGCACCGCATCGACGGCGTGGTGGTCAACCCGCTGTATTTTGATGCCGATGGTTCCGCTCGCGCCCCTGCCTTCGGCCAGGGCAAGACCACACTCGACATCTGCTTCGTGGCCGAGTGTTACATGCCCCTGGGCGCCAACAAAGGCTACCCCGAATTCATCGCCGCCGCCCTGGCCCTGGCCGACTGCCCCGAGCTGCGCTGGCACATCGTCGGCGGCGGCTTCACTGCGCAAGGCATCGACGTCAGCGCTCTTGAGAACCGTATCCATTTCCATGGCCGCCTTGAAACCACGGCCCTGCGCCAGTTCTATGCAGGCATGGACCTCATCGTCTCGCCCAATCAGCCGTTCTTGTTGCACCCAGGCAACTTTGACGGCTTCCCCACCGGCGGCTGCGTCGAAGCCGCCCTGTGCGGCGTTGCGGTCATGGCCACAGACACCCTGCAGCAAAACCCTGGCTATATCGATGGCACATCCATGCTGCTGCTCGACACCAAGGCACCCGCCCCATTGGCGGTGCAAATCGAAACTTCCATTCGCCGCCTGCATGCGGAGCCCGCCATGCTGGCCAGCATCGGCAGCGCCGGGCAAGCCTTCACGCGCCAGCTCTACGCCCCCGAGCGGCAGATCGGCCAGCGCCAGCACATCCTGCGCGCGGTGGCAACCCGCCTTGGCCTGCCGGTCACCCTGGCGGAGCATCCTGCGCCATGA
- a CDS encoding ABC transporter permease produces MNPLARSAAPLASASPLNLLRTVLRHRFLLRQLVQRDVASRYRGSLAGLVWSLLLPCVMLAVYLFVFGYVFTPVRRVGQEGVNAAFALSLFAGMLLHGLVGECLSRAPAAVLAQPSYVKKVVFPIELLPLAVVGTALVQFLIGSAVLLLALQFTQGLPVTAWLWPLAWLPLLAFAAGVSFMLAALTVYLRDLAQLTGFVATLLLFLSPVFYPLESAPAGWQQWLLFNPLTVPIEVTRNLLIKGTGIPLALWGWHAVASLAALWAGGWIFQRARKGFADVI; encoded by the coding sequence GTGAACCCTCTTGCCCGCAGTGCGGCGCCTTTGGCGTCGGCCTCTCCCCTCAACCTGCTGCGCACGGTCTTGCGGCACCGATTCCTGCTGCGACAGTTGGTGCAGCGTGACGTTGCCAGCCGCTACCGTGGCTCCCTGGCCGGACTGGTCTGGTCCCTCTTGCTGCCCTGCGTCATGCTGGCGGTGTACTTGTTTGTTTTCGGCTACGTATTCACCCCGGTCCGTCGGGTGGGGCAAGAGGGCGTGAACGCTGCGTTTGCCCTGTCATTGTTCGCCGGCATGCTGCTGCATGGCCTGGTGGGCGAATGCCTGTCGCGCGCTCCAGCGGCCGTACTGGCCCAACCCAGCTACGTGAAGAAGGTGGTGTTTCCCATCGAACTCTTGCCCCTGGCCGTGGTGGGCACGGCCCTGGTGCAATTCCTCATAGGCTCAGCCGTACTGCTGCTGGCGCTTCAGTTCACGCAGGGTCTGCCGGTCACCGCCTGGCTGTGGCCACTGGCCTGGCTGCCTCTGTTGGCATTTGCTGCGGGGGTTTCATTCATGCTGGCAGCACTCACGGTGTACCTGCGCGACCTGGCCCAACTCACAGGCTTCGTGGCCACCCTGCTGCTGTTTCTTTCACCTGTTTTTTATCCCCTGGAGAGTGCGCCGGCAGGCTGGCAGCAATGGCTGTTGTTCAACCCGCTCACCGTGCCCATCGAGGTGACACGCAACCTGTTGATCAAGGGCACGGGCATCCCACTGGCACTCTGGGGTTGGCACGCCGTCGCCAGCCTGGCCGCACTCTGGGCCGGCGGGTGGATATTTCAGCGTGCACGCAAGGGATTTGCCGATGTCATCTGA
- a CDS encoding rhamnosyltransferase WsaF family glycosyltransferase codes for MANPLIQAAAWGLARLARYQPVQNGLRKLARAYHQEQVVSEASSGHEIPEVTSLVPRIAQAQGGTRLNLLVPAVSERHVFGGIATALQVFDALRPHFDQARIVVTDEATPEPRAEAYYGNWPIVPMAGDAIPENHIVPAGSRWAQTLAVHAQDYFMATAWWTAHNALALLDWQQAQYPETIQRRMLYLIQDYEPGFYPWSSRYLLAQATYAQPERILAIINSHWLADYLTAQGHHFSSSKVLQPQLNPALAAVRARCETFHKERILLAYGRPGTDRNAFSLLVAALRLWAHQYPQASQWRILAAGEDFAPIDLGNGCQLHSVGKLGIEAYADLLCRTAVGFSLMVSPHPSYPPLEMAAFGARVVTNRFANKDLSRVSPSLVVAQPPNPEGFAKALLALTRDFDEAPQTMSVVPASGIAWNDPFLDNAGAGFAWVAEVAAELLGDAPLSPATQAIPDSNPVKTKILAS; via the coding sequence ATGGCCAATCCTCTCATCCAGGCAGCCGCCTGGGGGCTGGCGCGCCTGGCGCGCTACCAGCCCGTGCAAAACGGGCTGCGCAAACTGGCCCGCGCCTACCACCAGGAACAGGTGGTGTCCGAGGCATCTTCAGGGCACGAGATTCCAGAGGTCACCTCCTTGGTGCCGCGCATTGCACAGGCGCAGGGCGGCACTCGGCTCAACTTGCTGGTGCCCGCGGTGTCCGAGCGCCATGTCTTTGGCGGCATCGCCACCGCCTTGCAGGTTTTCGATGCGCTGCGCCCGCATTTTGACCAGGCACGCATCGTTGTTACCGACGAAGCCACCCCCGAGCCGCGGGCCGAGGCCTACTACGGCAACTGGCCCATCGTGCCCATGGCCGGCGATGCAATACCCGAAAACCACATCGTCCCCGCAGGCTCACGCTGGGCACAAACCCTGGCCGTCCATGCCCAGGACTATTTCATGGCCACCGCCTGGTGGACTGCGCACAACGCGCTGGCACTGCTCGATTGGCAACAGGCCCAATACCCTGAAACAATCCAGCGGCGCATGCTCTACCTTATCCAGGACTATGAGCCCGGCTTTTACCCATGGTCGTCACGCTACCTTCTGGCCCAGGCCACTTATGCGCAGCCCGAAAGAATCCTTGCCATCATCAATTCCCACTGGCTGGCCGACTACCTCACTGCGCAAGGCCATCATTTCTCCAGCAGCAAAGTGCTGCAGCCCCAGCTCAATCCCGCGCTCGCCGCTGTGCGTGCACGCTGCGAAACCTTTCACAAAGAGCGCATATTGCTCGCGTATGGTCGCCCTGGCACCGACCGCAACGCCTTCAGTCTGCTCGTTGCCGCCCTGCGCCTGTGGGCGCACCAATACCCGCAGGCCAGTCAGTGGCGCATTCTCGCGGCGGGTGAAGACTTTGCGCCCATTGACCTGGGCAATGGCTGCCAACTGCACAGCGTGGGCAAACTCGGCATCGAGGCTTATGCCGACCTGCTGTGCCGCACCGCTGTCGGCTTTTCCCTGATGGTTTCCCCGCACCCCAGCTACCCGCCGCTTGAAATGGCCGCATTCGGCGCCAGGGTGGTCACCAATCGCTTTGCCAACAAAGACCTCTCCAGGGTGTCGCCCTCGCTGGTGGTGGCTCAGCCTCCCAATCCAGAAGGGTTTGCCAAAGCCTTGCTGGCCCTTACCCGAGACTTCGACGAAGCCCCTCAGACCATGTCCGTGGTGCCGGCTTCAGGCATCGCCTGGAACGATCCATTCCTCGACAACGCCGGGGCCGGATTTGCATGGGTCGCAGAAGTCGCGGCAGAGCTGCTCGGTGATGCGCCGCTTTCTCCTGCGACGCAAGCCATACCCGATTCCAACCCTGTAAAAACAAAGATACTTGCCTCGTGA
- a CDS encoding glycosyltransferase yields the protein MTVVLPAYNHASYVVEAIESVRAQTFTQWELIVINDGSTDNTWAVLQDYIGRCGDARIQLHTQANAGSHATLNRGLAMAQAPYLAVLNSDDRYAPHRLQRLVDVAQTAGSDVFIVTGLRLIDAHGEPLPTEHWWNTMYKDVLQRWYACPASAQNPAVDVLLWGNFTVSTSNFFMSRALWQKMGNFRRLRFVPDWDYALRVAGAKPKAFHFLADEPLLDYRLHGRNTILGGALHNHAEAYWILRSFQKKWASEGQRIPPEAIDRLHYLARFIRHEHARQQLERQKTGWVQQVDALRAALDETQAHESHLSEQVEHWQAQAQAQAQAQQSQAQVEHWQAQAQQSQAQVEHWQAQAQQSQAQVEHWQAQAQQSQAQAVHWQAQAQAQSWQSVAEQIQASRSWRLTTPLRALGRHVRTLRRKPQALVRKLVRRSKLAQTASATSAYGQWLQSEAVHLKSLHQQASQCIADLPSQPLISIIMPVHDTPIAFLQAAVDSVRAQWYENWELCICNDASGRADTLAYLQALQNGPERRIKLVHRSTSGHIVHATNDALALAQGEFVVFLDHDDQLAPHALLRLAQASNAPSAPDCIYSDEDKLDEQGQRCLPLFKPDWSPVLEWSQNYVGHIMCVRRTLLQSIGGFLKGSQGSQDHDLVLRLALQGARFAHIPEVLYHWRMHAASTASSPESKPYAHEAGKQAVARHLSARYGAQFDRVEDSDYTFVYQPRFLLPEGTLASIIIPTKDKAELLQACIQSIHRHTVGLAYEILVLDNGSTELATQACFEQLTQDARVRVLPADMPFNWSRLNNIGRSQAKGQVLVFLNNDTEIISPDWLLRLAEHALLPDVATVGPLLLYPDHTIQHAGVVVGMGGWADHVFKTEQVQHYPTPFISSVVPRNVLANTGACMVIATERFDVLGGFDEAFEICGSDVELGIRAHKQGLLNVYLPAARLYHFESKTRSPHVPEVDFQQSALKYAPYRLAGDPFFNPNLDPLATSPKPKFPETPWPRALTIGRE from the coding sequence GTGACCGTAGTCCTTCCCGCCTACAACCACGCCAGCTATGTGGTCGAGGCCATCGAGAGTGTGCGCGCGCAAACGTTCACCCAGTGGGAGCTCATCGTCATCAATGATGGTTCAACCGACAACACCTGGGCGGTTTTGCAGGACTACATTGGCCGGTGCGGCGATGCACGGATCCAGTTGCACACACAAGCAAACGCCGGCTCGCACGCCACCCTGAACCGCGGCCTGGCAATGGCCCAAGCGCCTTACCTTGCAGTCTTGAACTCAGACGACCGCTATGCACCGCACCGCTTGCAGCGCCTGGTGGATGTCGCCCAGACCGCAGGCAGTGACGTATTCATCGTCACGGGGTTGCGTCTCATTGATGCGCACGGTGAGCCCCTGCCGACAGAACACTGGTGGAACACCATGTACAAAGATGTTCTGCAACGCTGGTACGCGTGCCCGGCAAGCGCTCAAAATCCCGCGGTCGATGTCTTGCTCTGGGGCAACTTCACTGTCTCCACTTCCAACTTCTTCATGTCCCGTGCGCTCTGGCAGAAGATGGGGAATTTCCGGCGCTTGCGCTTTGTGCCCGATTGGGACTATGCGCTGAGAGTGGCAGGCGCAAAGCCAAAAGCCTTCCATTTTCTTGCCGATGAGCCGCTTCTGGACTACCGGCTGCACGGTCGCAACACCATCCTGGGTGGAGCCCTGCATAACCATGCCGAAGCCTACTGGATACTGCGCAGCTTTCAAAAAAAATGGGCGTCTGAAGGCCAGCGCATTCCCCCGGAAGCCATCGACCGGCTGCATTACCTTGCACGCTTTATTCGCCATGAGCATGCCCGACAGCAGCTGGAGCGGCAAAAAACAGGCTGGGTGCAACAGGTAGATGCCCTGCGCGCTGCCTTGGACGAGACGCAGGCCCATGAGTCTCACCTGTCAGAACAGGTCGAGCATTGGCAGGCGCAGGCGCAGGCGCAGGCGCAGGCGCAGCAGTCCCAGGCGCAGGTCGAGCATTGGCAGGCGCAGGCGCAGCAGTCCCAGGCGCAGGTCGAGCATTGGCAGGCGCAGGCGCAGCAGTCCCAGGCGCAGGTCGAGCATTGGCAGGCGCAGGCGCAGCAGTCCCAGGCGCAGGCCGTGCATTGGCAGGCGCAGGCGCAGGCGCAGTCTTGGCAATCCGTTGCCGAACAAATCCAAGCCTCGCGTTCCTGGCGCCTCACAACCCCTCTGCGTGCTCTAGGAAGGCATGTGCGCACTTTGCGCCGCAAGCCGCAGGCCTTGGTGCGCAAGCTTGTGAGGCGCAGTAAGCTGGCTCAAACAGCCAGCGCCACATCAGCCTACGGTCAATGGTTGCAGTCCGAAGCGGTCCATCTGAAAAGCTTGCACCAGCAGGCATCTCAATGCATTGCAGACCTTCCCAGCCAACCGTTGATATCCATCATCATGCCCGTGCACGACACGCCCATCGCATTTCTGCAAGCAGCGGTCGATTCTGTGCGCGCCCAGTGGTATGAAAACTGGGAATTGTGTATTTGCAACGACGCATCGGGGCGTGCAGACACCTTGGCATACCTCCAGGCGCTGCAAAATGGCCCCGAACGGCGCATCAAGCTCGTACACCGGAGCACATCCGGGCACATCGTCCATGCCACCAATGATGCATTGGCGCTTGCGCAGGGCGAGTTCGTCGTCTTTCTGGACCATGATGATCAGCTCGCCCCCCACGCACTGCTGCGCCTGGCGCAAGCCAGCAACGCACCATCAGCTCCCGACTGCATTTACTCCGACGAAGACAAGCTCGATGAGCAGGGGCAGCGCTGCCTGCCGCTTTTCAAGCCCGACTGGTCACCGGTGCTTGAATGGTCGCAAAACTATGTCGGGCACATCATGTGCGTGCGCCGCACTTTGCTCCAGTCCATCGGGGGCTTCTTGAAGGGCAGCCAGGGCAGCCAGGACCACGACCTCGTGCTGCGCCTGGCCTTGCAGGGCGCAAGATTTGCGCACATTCCGGAGGTGCTCTACCACTGGCGCATGCATGCCGCCTCCACAGCCTCCAGCCCCGAGTCCAAACCCTACGCCCACGAGGCGGGCAAGCAGGCCGTGGCGCGCCACCTTTCGGCCCGTTACGGCGCGCAGTTTGACCGGGTAGAAGACAGTGACTACACCTTTGTGTACCAGCCCAGGTTCTTGTTGCCAGAGGGAACGCTGGCCAGCATCATCATTCCCACAAAAGACAAGGCAGAGCTGCTGCAAGCCTGCATCCAGAGCATCCACCGCCACACAGTGGGGTTGGCTTATGAAATACTGGTGCTCGACAATGGCTCAACCGAGCTTGCCACCCAGGCCTGTTTCGAGCAACTCACGCAAGATGCCCGCGTGCGCGTGCTGCCTGCGGACATGCCCTTCAACTGGTCTCGGCTCAACAACATCGGCCGCAGCCAGGCCAAGGGCCAGGTGTTGGTGTTTTTGAACAACGACACCGAAATCATCTCGCCCGACTGGCTGCTGCGTTTGGCAGAACACGCGCTTTTGCCTGACGTGGCAACCGTGGGCCCACTCCTGCTGTACCCCGACCACACCATCCAGCATGCCGGTGTCGTTGTTGGCATGGGCGGCTGGGCTGACCATGTCTTCAAGACCGAGCAGGTACAGCATTACCCCACCCCATTCATTTCCAGTGTCGTGCCGCGCAATGTGTTGGCCAACACCGGGGCCTGCATGGTCATTGCCACCGAGCGCTTTGACGTGCTGGGTGGGTTTGATGAGGCGTTTGAAATCTGTGGAAGCGATGTGGAGTTGGGTATCCGTGCGCACAAGCAGGGCCTGCTCAATGTCTATTTGCCTGCCGCCAGGCTTTATCATTTCGAGAGCAAGACACGCAGTCCCCATGTGCCTGAGGTCGATTTCCAGCAGTCTGCGCTCAAGTACGCACCCTACCGGCTTGCGGGCGACCCGTTTTTTAACCCCAATCTGGATCCACTTGCCACCAGCCCCAAGCCGAAGTTTCCCGAAACGCCGTGGCCCCGCGCACTGACGATTGGGCGGGAGTAA
- a CDS encoding glycosyltransferase family 2 protein: MIMDVCHTSSDPTVVAVVVTYQPKLALLAQQLTKLQPQVQAIVLVDNGSSTDLPAWIRHSAHSAIQVLALGQNFGIACAQNHGIAWAKEQGASHVLLMDQDSQPASDMVPALLQGLLQHPEAGAVGPWYADPRRGTASSPFVRIQGLRRRRLHCSAAQEVLMVDHLIASGCLIPVHVLDQVGDMREDFFIDFVDVEWCLRARHAGYSVYGVCSARLEHQLGDSPVHFLGREYLSHAPERHYFHVRNALLTYREPWVPMNWKLVSAWRLLLKMGFHVLVTAPRRRHLGQILKGLMDGLRGRAGPRGSKQDPVC, translated from the coding sequence ATGATTATGGATGTGTGTCACACGAGTTCAGACCCTACAGTCGTTGCTGTAGTAGTCACCTACCAGCCAAAACTTGCCCTTCTGGCGCAGCAACTAACTAAATTGCAACCGCAAGTGCAAGCTATAGTGCTGGTGGACAATGGTTCCAGCACCGACCTGCCTGCATGGATTCGGCACTCTGCGCACAGTGCCATACAGGTTCTGGCCTTGGGGCAAAATTTCGGCATAGCTTGTGCCCAGAACCATGGGATTGCATGGGCCAAAGAACAGGGCGCTAGCCATGTCCTGCTCATGGACCAGGACAGTCAACCGGCTTCGGACATGGTGCCCGCATTGCTCCAGGGCCTGCTGCAGCATCCCGAAGCGGGAGCCGTCGGGCCCTGGTATGCAGACCCTCGCCGCGGTACGGCTTCCTCGCCTTTTGTGCGCATCCAGGGGTTGAGGCGGCGCAGACTTCACTGCAGCGCCGCGCAAGAGGTTTTGATGGTGGACCATCTCATTGCCTCCGGGTGCCTCATCCCCGTGCATGTGCTCGACCAGGTGGGTGACATGCGCGAAGACTTTTTCATCGATTTTGTCGATGTCGAATGGTGCTTGCGCGCCCGGCATGCGGGTTATTCAGTCTACGGCGTGTGCTCGGCCCGGCTGGAGCACCAGTTGGGCGATAGCCCAGTGCATTTTTTGGGACGCGAGTACCTTTCCCATGCGCCGGAGCGGCATTATTTTCACGTCCGCAACGCCCTGCTTACCTACCGGGAACCCTGGGTACCCATGAACTGGAAACTGGTTTCTGCTTGGCGACTGCTGCTCAAGATGGGGTTCCATGTGCTGGTGACTGCGCCGCGGCGGCGGCATCTTGGGCAGATACTGAAGGGCCTGATGGACGGATTGCGTGGCCGAGCAGGACCTCGTGGTTCTAAACAAGACCCGGTTTGCTGA
- a CDS encoding DUF1972 domain-containing protein produces the protein MCNGSTDQQGCRIAILGTRGIPAKYGGFETFAEQLSVQLVQRGFEVTVYAESDRGDEKVRVWKGVSVQPVPVPRWGPASVIGYDVRCLWHARRRFDLVYMLGYGAAFACFLPRWYGISMWINVDGIEWARSKWSWLARSYLRTMEWVASRTATRIIADAQAIAERFRRQYPRGATCSYLAYGAPVVPEPSAGSESHALILATQGLQHDSYFLVVARLEPENHLLEILQGYQLYRQWGGNLPLAIVGDNTRATPYCQVLRACKVTGVKFLGAIYDANTLQALRLGARAYVHGHSVGGTNPSLLESLGCGNVVIAHDNPFNREVLGDDGADYFRQPNEIASAMEAIAHMPQVVLHQRMQAAREIVTARYTWENITNQYEKLLINDVRRE, from the coding sequence ATGTGCAATGGCTCAACGGACCAGCAAGGATGTCGCATCGCCATTTTGGGGACACGCGGCATACCGGCGAAGTATGGTGGCTTTGAAACTTTTGCTGAGCAGTTGTCCGTGCAATTGGTGCAGCGTGGCTTTGAAGTGACTGTGTACGCCGAATCCGACCGTGGCGACGAGAAAGTCCGCGTCTGGAAGGGGGTAAGCGTTCAACCCGTTCCCGTACCACGCTGGGGGCCTGCCTCCGTCATAGGATACGACGTACGTTGCCTCTGGCATGCGCGCCGTCGCTTCGATTTGGTGTACATGCTCGGCTATGGCGCAGCTTTTGCATGTTTCCTGCCGCGCTGGTATGGCATCTCGATGTGGATCAACGTCGATGGAATCGAATGGGCGCGAAGCAAGTGGAGTTGGCTGGCGCGCAGCTATTTGCGCACCATGGAATGGGTCGCCAGCCGCACGGCCACACGCATTATTGCCGATGCCCAAGCGATCGCTGAGCGTTTTCGCCGTCAGTACCCTCGTGGGGCCACATGCAGCTATCTGGCATACGGTGCACCCGTTGTGCCAGAGCCAAGCGCTGGGTCAGAGTCTCACGCACTGATTTTGGCGACCCAGGGATTGCAACATGACAGCTACTTTCTGGTGGTGGCCCGGCTCGAACCCGAAAACCATTTGCTCGAAATTCTGCAGGGCTACCAGCTGTATCGCCAGTGGGGTGGAAATCTGCCGTTAGCCATCGTTGGCGACAATACCCGCGCCACACCCTATTGCCAGGTCCTTCGGGCCTGTAAGGTAACCGGAGTAAAGTTTTTGGGCGCCATTTACGACGCCAACACTTTGCAGGCCCTGCGCCTGGGCGCTCGGGCCTATGTGCATGGGCATTCGGTGGGCGGCACCAATCCATCGCTGCTGGAATCTCTGGGGTGCGGCAATGTTGTCATTGCCCACGACAACCCGTTCAACCGTGAAGTACTTGGCGACGATGGGGCCGACTATTTCCGTCAGCCCAATGAAATCGCCTCAGCCATGGAGGCAATTGCCCACATGCCGCAAGTCGTCTTGCACCAACGTATGCAGGCCGCCCGGGAGATCGTCACTGCGCGCTACACGTGGGAGAACATCACGAACCAGTATGAAAAACTGCTGATCAACGATGTGCGCCGCGAATGA